The following is a genomic window from Pseudomonas lurida.
TTTGTCGTCGACCAGCTCCACGCTCATCCCGCTGTGGCGGAGCGTCTGGCGGCATTGCAATGCGCTGATATGCCTTTCAAGGCCGCGTTTGAGGGGGTGCTGGATGAGGCTCCCACCGAACGCTTGAACGCAATGCTCAAGGCGCTGCCAGCGAGAGAACCGCCTGCCTTGAGTCGCCGGCGATTCCTGGCGGTGGCGGCGAGCTTTGCGGTGGCCGGCGTCGTTGCCGACCGCCTGTTCATGGCATGGCCCCATGCCGAGTCCGGCCAGGGCTGGCGTGCATCGGTCGCTGAATACATGGCCTTGTACACGCCCCAGACCCTGGAGAATCTAAGCGCCGATCGCGCTGCTCATGTCGCGCAACTGCGTTCTGTTGGCACTCAACTGGGCCTGCCATTGTCCCCAGACGCAGTGAGCCTGCCCGGTGCCGAGTTCCGGCGCGCGCAGATCCTCAACTATGACGGCGTACTGATCGGCCAGTTGACCTACCTGGACCCGCGCCACGGTCCACTGGCGCTGTGCATTACCGCGAGCCAAAAGGGCCCGGCGGGCTTGGCGACTGAGCAGCGGCGGGGGATGAATGTGGTGTATTGGTCCAATGCGTCCCATGGTT
Proteins encoded in this region:
- a CDS encoding anti-sigma factor family protein, with amino-acid sequence MTDLNAPSDELLVAYLDGELDADQCRFVVDQLHAHPAVAERLAALQCADMPFKAAFEGVLDEAPTERLNAMLKALPAREPPALSRRRFLAVAASFAVAGVVADRLFMAWPHAESGQGWRASVAEYMALYTPQTLENLSADRAAHVAQLRSVGTQLGLPLSPDAVSLPGAEFRRAQILNYDGVLIGQLTYLDPRHGPLALCITASQKGPAGLATEQRRGMNVVYWSNASHGFMLIGRNPFDDLQIMARSAEERLLG